Within Trachemys scripta elegans isolate TJP31775 chromosome 12, CAS_Tse_1.0, whole genome shotgun sequence, the genomic segment GTGGCCCTGGGCCACACCACGTTTATCTTCACACTGCCTTTCTGCGGGTCCAATGTGATCAACCACTTCTTCTGTGAGATCCAGCCGGTGCTGACGCTGGTTTGTGGGGACACCTACTGGAATGAGTTCCAAATCATCGTGGCAGCTGCCTTCGTCATCATGATGCCCTTCCTGCTGATCCTGGTGTCCTACATCCACATCATCTCCACGATCCTTAAAATGAGCTCTGCCAAGGGCAGACACAGAgctttctccacctgctcctctcacctcactgTGGTGGTACTGTTCTACGGGACAGCCGTTTTCATCTACATACGTCCCAAATCCAGCTATTCCCTGGATGTGGACAAGTTGCTCTCTCTGTTCTATTCGGTGGTGACTCCAATACTGAACCCCATTAtctacagcctcaggaacaaggATGTTAAAGGAGCAATTCGAAGAATGGGAATCAAGATCTTTCCTCCAAAAATATAGGCAATTTTCTTCCAGTTGGACAGTACACCAAGGAATAGCTCCGCTCTAAAGAGAAATCTCCCTTATTGGAATATACCCTGAGAGTCATCTTGAGTACTGAGGGACGTGTCCCCTAATGGGAAGCTCTAAGGATAAATCCTTCATATTGAACTAGTTAAAATATTTCGAATTTAATATTTCTATGATATTTTATGTAGATATTGAATTTCAATACAAAACCATCTGCAATTATTTACCCCcatttttgttcacatttttgtaTACATAGTCCCTATTAAAATGGAGTTTGTTGTaattttcaaaaatttgattttccctgattttttttgAATTATGATAAAGTGTGAAAAGTGAcaatattttttgcaaaatatttttcttatttgttaCAAATCAACAGAGCTCATGGAATTTTTGGAATTTTTAACTTCTCAATGAAATTTCAAATGTCATTAGAAGATTTCCAAGTCCCCATCTTTATTCCCCTGTTGTTTGATTGGCTCTAATTAAGGAACATCTCAGTTCTAGAGAGAAATATTTCTAACTGTAACAtcatctgtcataactataaagggaagggtaatagctgtcctgtgtacagtactataaaacccctcctggccagagactccaaaatccttttccctgtaaagggttaagaagctcaggtaacctggctggcatctgacctaaaggaccaataaggggacaagatactttcaaatcttgggggggaaggtttttgtttgtgttctttgtttgggagtgtgtttgttctcgggactgagagggaccagacatcaatccaggttctccacatctttctaaacaagtctctcctatttcaaacttgtaagtaaatagccaggcaaggcgtgttagttttcctttgtttttctcaacttgtaaatgtaccttttactagagtgtttatctttgtttgctgtactttgaacctgagactagaggggagtcctctgagctctttaagtttgattaccctgtaaggttaatttccatactgattttacagagatgatttttacctttttctttaattaaaaaccttctttttaagaacctgattgatttttccttgttcaagatccaaggggtttggatcttaattcaccaggagttggtgggaggaaggaggggaatggttaatttctccttgttttagatccaaggggtttggatcttgattcaccaggagttggtgggaggaaggagggggaatggttaatttctccttgttttgaaatccaaggggtttgaatctgtattcaccagggatttggtgaaggtttttcaaggtttcccaggaatggaatccattgaaatggtggcagcagaaccagagctaagctggtagttaagcttagaagttttcatgcaggcccctacatttgtaccctaaagttcaaagtggggatccagccttgacatcaTCCAAAGGCCATATCAGCAGAGCTTGTTGAAGATCTTTTCCATTGAGttgttttccatctgaaaattgaGTTTGATCAAAATTGCAACATTTTGCCTGGGGCATGTCTATTTGAGCACAAAGttttaaatgggggaaaaaatgaaacaacTTCTTTAGggtttctcatttcattttgattacCTGAAAACATATTTACctaatgttgaaacatttcacttcaataagataaaaatattttatttcaagatTATCATTACAATTATTTTGTCAACTTTTATACTAAAATATCACCTTTAGTATTGTTTTATAAGGTTAGAAGGTattgcaagggtcatctagtctaaccccctgccaagatgcaggatttttgGATCTAAACTACCCAAGAGAGGTGGCTACCCAGCattcttttgaaaacttccagtgaaaaagcttccacaacctccttaggcatcTGTTCCATTTCCATTGTTCCACTGTCccatatatttaatattatagaTAATGTATAGTATTTTATCTAACATAAGACATTTTTGTCattatgaaataaaatgtttatcacattgaaccaaaatattttgacattataAAAAAAGGCTCTACATTATCAAACAAAAAATCTCCTGATTTGAAACTCTTTTTGGATTTTTGGTCTGTGGGAAATGTTGCCATGTTGGTTAACAAATATTGCAATGCTGAATTTCCCATAGaagggaaattccattttccaaccaactctgCATATCAGTTTGAAAAAGGAAATTGGTCATTGTATATGGGATTTTCAATGGAGACTAAGGGCTAGAGACACAAACAGACTTACACATCTGACTGCCACTTTAGGCTCCTAAAATCCCAGAATCAGGGCTCACAGGGATTCACAAAATCCCTGCTCAGCTACTGCCAAACCCTGCTTGGCACCTATGTTTTTGCAGTACAgtccctaggtgcctatgtttctgtttCCATGCATATGCAGTGTGGCCTCACACCCACCATCTAGGCGCCTGGTGGCCTATCTCCTGCCAAAGCCCAGGGCAACGCACAAACCAGGAGACAGTAAATATTCCTCTGACTATCTCGCCAGCAGGACCCCTTCTGGTCCACATGCTCAGAGCTCACCTATCAGCTTGTGCCCCTATCCGTTAGCttaacttaagaacataagaatagccatactgggtcagaccaaaggtccatctagcccagcatcctgtcttccaacagtggccaatgccaggtgccccagagggaattaacagaacaggtaatcatcaagtgatctatccccgtCACCTGCTTACACAAaatagtgggggtggggaggggaagctccCTCATAACTTTCAGTCCTGTGAATCAGGTACTCACCTGGGGTGCAGAAGACCCCCAGTTTAAGACCCCACCTCCAGCTGAGGAATTTTAACAGGTTACCTCTCAGCTGAGTTGCCTCACCCCTGGGCTAGGGGCCAtcctgatgtggggctccctcaagcTCTCCTGGTGAGGCTATTCCACAGGTTACCATAGGAACTTCTATACCTCAGTGCTAATGGGAATAAGAGAACTAGGATGATAACCTATGAAAAGCAGAGCACCCTAAAGTTTATGGGATGTGGAGGTGCAAATAAGGACAAGGAAGTTGACACCGATAAGCATAGGTATGAGCCTTAGTTGTTGCAAATGTGACTCAGGATATAATGTCTTGTCCAGCCTGTGTGCTGTGGGTTGGGAGGAAGAAATGCATGGGGAGATTCCAGGATGCCAGCTGTGTGATGAAGATGAGAATAATGACTGATTCTCCAGTGTCACCCCAGCAGGAGATGTGAGTGAGGCTGTATATGGGGCTAAGCATTTTATCTGCTATTGTATTTTAGTATCTATGGGGTAGTTGATCTGCATTTGTTAATAAAGGAACTTTCCATAAACTGGAATTGTTTCTCATATGCTCTTAGGGTCTTCAAATGCTCATAGCCCTTAGGAGACCAAATCTTTAACCAGGGCAGTCTAAGAGATGAATcaaagagaggagtatgactgctcagagctccggtatgaaactacagaaaaacctgagagtctctggataaagttgagaagtgggagcaacaagggtgatgttgtggttggagtctgctatagaccaccagaccagggggatgaggtggatgaggctttcttctggcaactagcagaagttgctagatcgcaggccctggttctcatgggagactttaatcaccctgatatctgctgggagagcaatacagcggtgcacaggcaatccaggaaatttttggaaagtgtaggggacaattttctggtgcaagtgctggaggaaccaactaggggcaaagcttttcttgacctgctgctcacaaacagggaagaactagtaggggaagcaaaagtggatgggaacctgggaggcagtgaccatgagatggtcgagttcaggatcctgacacaaggaagaaaggagagcagcagaatacggaccctggacttcagaaaagcagactttgactccctcagggaacagatgggcaggatcccctgggagaataacatgaagggcaaaggggtccaggagagctggctgtattttaaagaatccttattgaggttgcaggaacaaaccatcccgatgtgtagaaagaatagtaaatatggcaggcgaccagcttggctaaacagtgaaatccttgctgatcttaaacgcaaaaaagaagcttacaagaagtggaagattggacaaatgaccagggaggagtataaaaatattgctcaggcgtgcaggagtgaaatcaggaaggccaaatcacacttggagttgcagctagcaagagatgttaagagtaacaagaagggtttcttcaggtatgttagcaacaaaaagaaaatcaaggaaagtgtgggccccttactgaataagggaggcaatctagtgaccgaggatgtggaaaaagctaatgtactcaatgatttttttgcctctgtcttcacacacaaggtcagctcccagattgctgcactgggcagtacagcatggggagaaggtgaccaaccctctgtggagaaagaagtggttcgagactatttagaaaaactggacatgcacaagtccatggggccgcatgcgctgcatccgagggtgctaaaggagatggcgggtgagattgcagagccattagccattatttttgaaaactcatggcaattgggggaggtcccagatgactggaaaaaggctaatgtagtgcccatctttaaaaaagggaagaaggaggatccggggaactacaggccagtcagcctcacctcagtccctggaaaaatcatggagcaggtcctcaaggaatcaattatgaaacatttagaggagaggaaagtgatcgggaacagtcagcatggattcacgaaggggaagtcgtgcctgactaacctaattgccttctatgatgagataactggctctgtggatgaggggaaagcagtggatgtgttattccttgactttagcaaagcttttgatacggtctcccacagtattcttgccgccaagttaaagaagtatgggctggatgaatggactgtaaggtggatagaaagctggctagatcgtcgggctcaacgggtagtgatcaatggctccatgtctaattggcagccggtttcaagcggagtgccccaagggtcggtcctggggccggttttgtttaatatctttattaatgatctggaggatggtgtggactgcactctcagcaagtttgcagatgacactaaactaggaggcgtggtagatacactagagggtagggatcggatacagagggacctagacaaattagaggattgggccgaaaaaaacctgatgaggttcaacaaggacaagtgcagagtcctgcacttaggacggaagaatcccatgcactgttacagactagggaccgaatggctaggtagcagttctgcagaaaaggacctaggggtcacagtggacgagaagctggatatgagtcaacagtgtgctcttgttgccaagaaggctaacggcattttgggctgtataagtaggggcattgccagcagatcgaggaacgtgatcgttcccctttattcgacattggtgaggcctcatctggaatactgtgtccagttttgggccccacactacaagaaggatgtggaaaaattggaaagagtccagcggagggcaacaaaaatgattaggggtctggagcacatgacttatgaggagaggctgagggaactgggattgtttagtctccagaagagaagaatgaggggggatttgatagcagccttcaactacctgaaggggggttccaaagaggatggagctcggctgttctcagtggtggcagatgacagaacaaggagcaatggtctcaagttgcagtgggggaggtccaggttggatatcaggaaaaactatttcactaggagggtggtgaagcactggaacgcgttacctagggaggtggtggagtctccttccttggaggtttttaaggcctggcttgacaaagccctggctgggatgatttagctgggaattggtcctgctttgagcagggggttggactagatgacctcttgaggtcccttccaactctgatattctatgattctaatccaTACACCCATCCATGAATAAGACAACACACtcaatgtggggtttttttctgtgCATGTGTACACAGATTATATTGTGTTTGTATTAAAATATGCCATATTTCCTGCAGGTTATCATTGCTGTGATATTATTCTCTTCCActgaaatgatttaaaataataatcatggATTAAACATGGAAAGAGAagagcctaaagttaggttcaTAAATTTGGGTTTTCAAAACTGCCTTAGGCTGATGTCCACCCCTTTATAACACTACAACTGTGTCCATAATATGTCCATATAAAAATTGTGTGTAGATAATTGTAaggaaatttcaactttttgtcccaagTTGGGATGGAATTTCTGAATTTCattcatatctatctatctatccctttctgaaGTGCCTTCACTAGGACCGTATCCCTAGAACATAAGGATCACTTTTCCTTATCAACCTGCTCATGccaacagaaataaaatcaatGATCTTCCTGCAGAGTTTCTATCCCAGGAGGTGCCTTATTGACTGTGCCTCCTGAGACATGAAGTACACTTGAAATAGGCCCTTAAACTTTATGGTATGTCAGAACCAGAGTCCTGCTGCTGAGAGGAAGCAATCGGGAGGATtgtgaaaagaacccaggagatgaataaatatttttgttttcttatttgaaCTCATTTTGGTTAGAGTTACATCTTGTGACTCACTTGTTACCTTGCTATATAGCCCACATCTTTGGGTTGTCTGATCATTTATCTTGAGAACTTAGAGAAAGCAGAGATGCTTTCATGTGCATGGTACGCATGTTAGATTTTACTTTAGCAGCTACTCTTTGGGATTAAGTGTCTGGaatgcagaatttatttttattgtaaattccTGCCTGCCATCAGCTTCTGAACTTGTAAGGTGCTGGCCACTGCAACTCTGATTAGAACCGTCATGGTAATTCCTACGTTCTTAACGCCTAGTCAAATCGGTGAGCCACTTCAATAGCCTTCCACTCACAGTGATCAGTGCCACACAGTTCAGAGGATGGTGCAGCAATAATATTTCCTGCCCAGAGGAGATGTTTCTCCCTGACCCCCTCAGCTTTGGATGGTTTGTGCCTTGAAACATGAGAGTTGACTTCCTTTATAATTTGCAATCCTAGCTAATGTACTTGTGGAGATTCTATGAACCTATTTCTAttaaggcagattttttttcaaagtcacCTAGGGTGTTTGGATTTctattttccattaattttaaaaaggtcaaTAATCAAGATTTATACAGAGAGAAAGTTAAAAATTTTGcttttgaaattgttttgaaGGGCTTACGGGAGCATGTATAACATGTGCGTATGTTGCTGTacgcctgattcagagcagaagTTTGGCTATCTGTCTTCCACATCCAGACAAGtgcctgaggctatgtctacactatggagcaTACAGCGATACAGCTGTAAGTTCTCCCATTTAGCTACTCTATGGTGATGGGAGAGAACTCTCtcgctggcataattaaaccacccttaACAAgtagcggtagctatgttggtgggagagcgtctctcaccaacatagcactgtccacaccagtgcttttgtcTGTGACACTTATGTTAGTcaaaggtgtgtttttttcatacccctgaccgacaaaagtttgactgacaaaagtgctagtgcagACAAAGCCCTGGCCACCACGCTATAGAATCAAAGCCGCTGCCTTTCTCACACTGACtagttaattatttatacagCGTGAAACAGCATCAGGAGAGGTACTTGAGAGACACACACTCCAATatagtggtcagggcactcagctgggatgtagaTGACCCACAGAAAGGACAGACATTCCATCCTGAATTGGAGAAAGTTTGATGAACTGACATTTTCTGACACAAGCTGTTTAGTTGAAAATCTCCTGACATGCTCTATTCATCTGTAGAAAGCATTGCAAAATTTTTCTGACCCTTTTGTTCTGCTTTCTCTGGTAGATGATAAAACACACGCATGTAGATCCATGGAACAGTAGCTCAGTGAAAGTGTTCATTATCCTGGGTTTCCATGGCACCCGAAAGGTACAAGTCTCACTCTTCACCCTCTTCCTAGTCTCCTCTCCATCACAGGCAACATTGCTATAATCATCACCCTCAGGATGGACAGCCGcctccacacccccatgtaccTCTTCCTGGGGAATCTGTCTTTCCTGGACATGGGCTATACCTCAACCACAGTCCCCAAGCTACTGTGCATCCTGCTCACAGAGGTGAAACTATTCCTTTTGTTGGCTGCTTGCTGCAATCTTACGTCTTCTTCTTCCTTGTCATGGCTGAGTGCTTCCTCCTTGCAGTGATGGCCTATGACAGATACTTGGCCATATGTTACCTGCTCAGGTACTCAACCATCATGAGCAAAAGAGTATGCATGTTGCTGATTATTGGTTCCTGGATCGGCAGGTGTCTGACACCATTGGCGGGTGTCTGGCTGCCTTTTTGGTGATCAGTTTACCATTTTGTGGCCCCAACGCGGTCAACCATTTCTTTTGTGACATCCCACCACTGCTAAAATTGGCCTGCGTGGACACATACAGAACATAGAAGGCCATATTCGTGCTTTTTGCCTTAGTGATTCTCAGCACGTTCCTGTCCACTCTGGTCTCATATATGTACATTGTCATCACCATATTGAGGATCCCTTCTGCTGAAGGCCAGCATAAAACTTTCTCTACGTCCACCTCCCACCTGACTGTGGTCTCTCTGAACTACGGGACTATGATTTTCATGTATGTGAGCCCAACGCCCCAATCCTCCTTTAACATGAACAAAATTGTAGCTGTTGTGTATAGCGTAATCACTCCAACATTGAACCCAATGATCTACAGTCTAAGGAATCAGGACATGAAAAGGGCATTGAGGAAAATATTCTTCAAAAGACAAGCTCACAGGAAAGAATTCAAGTGGCCCAAGTAATTACGTTTGGTAGAGGTGAAGGACAGTTTTCCCCAGGGGAAGGAAGGGTGATTCTGCACTCAATTAAAACTAGACAGGACAATGTTTTGGAACAGTGGCTCCGCATGGAGACAGACAACTCCTCAAAAAGAATGTGTCAGTCCACATTTCAGATGTATGTAACACAGATCCCCTGAGTTGAGAATGATCCTGGGACCTTCCGGTATTAAAGCATGAGCATCCTCTACAGGAGCTAAAATAGCCAGTTTTATTAAGCAAAGCTAGAGCAGACTCTTCAACTTCTGTATGTGTCCCAGCCACAACAAAAGGGGGACAGAGCATCACACTGAGTGGGAGTGGGTTACGTGCACAAGGACAATTTTGCCATCAACCCACAAGTCGCAATCTGCATCCATGCATTAGTGATCTGTGGAATACTTCCAGGTGGCATAGAAAGGAAGCCTAAGCTAGTCAGAAATTGTCTGATGAAACACAGTGATATGCCTCAGGGTCAGGGAACCTAGTATTGTAGGGTGTGCGGCTCCAGGGCAGCTCTGCAATGTGGTCTGCTCCAGGCCAGGGGGCCCTCCTGGGGTCTAGAGTCTGCAGCTGCAAGGCATCCTTGCCATGTGGTCTGATCATGTGCCAGGAACCCCATTTGTTTTCCTCCCAATTCCAAGCAAACACAAATTTAGAAATAACTAAATTTCTTGAGAACCAGAAATTCCACGTTTCAGCCAGCTGTAATCTAGA encodes:
- the LOC117886286 gene encoding olfactory receptor 10C1-like isoform X1, which produces MKYPEGITENHTSVTEFIILGFANLPHMECLLFLLFICIYFITVLGNILILILINVDPALHTPMYFFLRNLSFLEICYTSVPLPKMMANLLSEDKTISFVGCAAQMYFFLLLGATECCLLAVMAYDCYSAICNPLRYAAIMNKTVCVRLAAGSWICGSLVALGHTTFIFTLPFCGSNVINHFFCEIQPVLTLVCGDTYWNEFQIIVAAAFVIMMPFLLILVSYIHIISTILKMSSAKGRHRAFSTCSSHLTVVVLFYGTAVFIYIRPKSSYSLDVDKLLSLFYSVVTPILNPIIYSLRNKDVKGAIRRMGIKIFPPKI
- the LOC117886286 gene encoding olfactory receptor 10C1-like isoform X2, translating into MDQKNHTSVTEFIILGFANLPHMECLLFLLFICIYFITVLGNILILILINVDPALHTPMYFFLRNLSFLEICYTSVPLPKMMANLLSEDKTISFVGCAAQMYFFLLLGATECCLLAVMAYDCYSAICNPLRYAAIMNKTVCVRLAAGSWICGSLVALGHTTFIFTLPFCGSNVINHFFCEIQPVLTLVCGDTYWNEFQIIVAAAFVIMMPFLLILVSYIHIISTILKMSSAKGRHRAFSTCSSHLTVVVLFYGTAVFIYIRPKSSYSLDVDKLLSLFYSVVTPILNPIIYSLRNKDVKGAIRRMGIKIFPPKI